In Streptococcus respiraculi, one DNA window encodes the following:
- a CDS encoding TetR/AcrR family transcriptional regulator, with protein MAQVLKEEVRNRILVAAEKVFYEKDYRGAKLTDIADEANIPVALIYTYFKNKEVLFDAVIDSVYINFESAFNDEESLEKGSASERFDEVGENYIHELLKERKKLIILMDKSSGTKHEKAKQKLISQMQVHIEVSLKRQSERQYDPMLAHILANNFTEGLLEIARHYQNEKWAKEMLKLIAKCYYKGVESL; from the coding sequence ATGGCACAAGTATTAAAAGAAGAGGTTAGAAATAGGATACTCGTTGCTGCGGAAAAAGTGTTTTATGAAAAGGATTATAGAGGAGCAAAATTGACAGATATAGCAGATGAAGCAAATATTCCTGTTGCTCTAATCTATACATATTTTAAAAATAAGGAGGTTTTGTTTGATGCGGTAATTGACTCGGTATACATTAATTTTGAGTCTGCTTTTAATGATGAAGAATCCTTAGAAAAAGGGTCTGCTTCTGAGAGATTTGATGAAGTGGGCGAGAACTATATCCATGAACTGTTAAAGGAGCGTAAGAAGCTGATTATTTTAATGGATAAAAGTTCAGGCACAAAACACGAAAAAGCGAAACAGAAACTTATTTCACAAATGCAGGTTCATATTGAAGTGAGCTTGAAAAGGCAATCGGAAAGACAATATGATCCGATGCTTGCCCATATTTTAGCGAATAATTTTACAGAGGGTCTGCTCGAAATAGCAAGACATTATCAAAATGAAAAGTGGGCGAAAGAAATGTTGAAACTGATAGCGAAATGTTATTACAAAGGAGTAGAATCCTTATAA
- a CDS encoding relaxase/mobilization nuclease domain-containing protein, with protein MAITKIHPIKSTLNLAIEYIVNGDKTDEQILVSTHKCHESTAHTHFLRTRNDAGTKGTVLARHLIQSFLPGETSPEIAHQIGMELCKKILKDEYEFVLSTHIDKGHIHNHIIFNNVNMVTGKCYQSNKRSYHQIRYQSDKLCKENNLSVIDEFYESYKKKYKTNGKSWYENEQAKKGTSWKSRLQFDIDRMIKQSKDWDEFLKKMTELGYEIKYGKHIAFKPKDKPRFTRAKTIGEDYTEERLKERLAERSSIKTYVVKKRIGNVIDMNTNMKVKESKGYEYWATKHNLNTMAESVIFLREQGIKSVKQLDDYIQKAADERQNLQHKIKAIDKEMQELSATMEQVHTVKKYRQYYKEYKANPSDNAFFEEYKAQIILYETALSELKKFYSKFPNSKDILAKLDKLQEKKNTLMQEYSSSKSTMDELYKIRKNYGIYMGKEMER; from the coding sequence ATGGCAATCACAAAAATACACCCTATCAAATCGACCCTTAATCTTGCTATCGAATACATTGTAAATGGAGATAAAACAGACGAGCAGATTTTAGTCAGCACGCATAAATGCCATGAGTCAACTGCTCATACTCATTTTTTAAGAACACGAAATGATGCAGGAACAAAGGGAACTGTTCTTGCAAGACATCTCATTCAATCCTTTTTACCGGGAGAAACAAGTCCCGAAATAGCTCATCAGATCGGCATGGAGCTGTGCAAAAAGATACTCAAAGATGAGTATGAATTTGTCTTATCTACCCACATAGACAAAGGACATATTCACAATCACATCATCTTCAACAATGTAAATATGGTAACGGGCAAATGCTATCAATCTAACAAAAGAAGCTATCATCAAATCAGGTATCAGAGCGATAAGTTATGCAAAGAAAATAACCTTTCTGTCATTGATGAATTTTACGAAAGCTATAAGAAAAAATATAAGACTAACGGTAAGTCTTGGTACGAAAATGAACAGGCAAAGAAAGGCACTTCTTGGAAAAGTAGGCTTCAATTTGATATTGACAGAATGATAAAACAGTCTAAGGATTGGGATGAATTTCTAAAGAAAATGACCGAACTCGGCTATGAAATTAAGTATGGCAAACATATTGCTTTTAAGCCAAAAGATAAGCCGAGATTTACCAGAGCCAAAACAATCGGAGAAGATTATACTGAAGAAAGATTAAAAGAACGCCTTGCAGAAAGATCATCTATTAAAACCTATGTTGTCAAAAAACGCATTGGCAATGTTATTGATATGAACACCAATATGAAAGTAAAAGAAAGCAAAGGCTATGAGTATTGGGCAACCAAACATAACCTTAATACAATGGCTGAGTCTGTTATCTTCCTTAGAGAACAAGGCATTAAATCTGTTAAGCAGCTTGATGATTACATCCAGAAAGCAGCCGATGAAAGACAAAATTTACAGCACAAAATCAAGGCTATTGATAAAGAAATGCAGGAACTTTCTGCCACTATGGAACAAGTTCATACCGTCAAAAAATACAGGCAATACTACAAGGAATATAAGGCTAATCCGTCAGATAATGCATTTTTTGAAGAGTATAAAGCTCAAATTATTCTATATGAAACTGCCCTTTCTGAGCTTAAAAAATTCTATTCCAAGTTTCCAAATTCAAAGGATATTTTAGCCAAACTTGATAAATTACAAGAAAAAAAGAATACCCTTATGCAAGAGTATTCTTCCTCAAAATCTACTATGGACGAGCTTTACAAGATACGCAAAAACTATGGAATTTATATGGGCAAGGAGATGGAGAGATAG
- a CDS encoding plasmid mobilization protein has protein sequence MANRIRNERLEMKLTEEEKALFEEKRKLAKCRNMSHFIRKCVLEKEIYQVDLEPFRNLQGLLSNATNNINQIAKRVNSTGVIYKEDINDMKKQIEHFSKELWQIHSLLLNRTSGGD, from the coding sequence ATGGCAAATAGAATACGAAATGAAAGACTTGAAATGAAACTAACAGAAGAAGAAAAGGCTCTTTTTGAAGAGAAAAGAAAACTTGCAAAGTGCAGAAATATGAGCCATTTTATACGCAAATGTGTTTTGGAAAAGGAAATTTATCAAGTAGATTTAGAGCCTTTCCGAAATTTACAAGGCTTGCTTTCTAATGCCACAAATAACATCAATCAGATTGCAAAGCGAGTAAATTCAACAGGTGTAATTTACAAAGAGGACATCAATGATATGAAAAAACAAATTGAACATTTCTCAAAAGAGCTATGGCAAATTCATTCACTGCTGCTTAACAGGACTTCAGGAGGTGATTAG